The Clostridium chauvoei genome has a window encoding:
- a CDS encoding F0F1 ATP synthase subunit A — translation MEPLKPIFSFGLGGFTVDITPDIVVQWVIIVLIAILAWWATKDLKVKPTKKQVVVESIYTTIRNVVLENVGQNYSDIIPLIGSMGIYLLLMNLVGLIGIVPPTKNFSVTLGMALITFSVVQAYAIKKHGVKSYLKGYTQPIPVMLPINLLERIMLPVSLSLRLFGNVLAATFIIELVYENLHKIAWIAQIGLPIALHGYFDVFDGVIQMVIFVMLTMINIKIVSEH, via the coding sequence GTGGAACCATTGAAGCCTATATTTTCCTTTGGACTTGGAGGGTTTACAGTAGATATAACTCCTGATATAGTAGTCCAATGGGTTATAATTGTTTTGATAGCTATCTTGGCATGGTGGGCAACCAAAGATTTAAAGGTTAAACCAACTAAAAAACAAGTAGTTGTTGAATCAATATATACTACAATTAGAAATGTAGTATTAGAAAATGTTGGTCAAAATTATAGTGATATAATTCCACTTATAGGTTCTATGGGAATTTATTTACTCCTAATGAATCTTGTAGGTTTAATCGGTATAGTACCACCAACAAAGAATTTTAGTGTAACCTTAGGTATGGCTCTTATAACATTTTCTGTTGTTCAAGCTTATGCTATTAAAAAGCATGGAGTTAAAAGCTACTTAAAGGGATATACACAACCAATTCCAGTTATGTTACCAATAAATTTATTAGAGAGAATTATGTTACCAGTTTCTCTTTCATTAAGACTTTTTGGTAACGTGTTAGCTGCTACATTTATTATAGAATTAGTATATGAAAATCTACATAAGATAGCATGGATAGCACAGATTGGTTTACCAATAGCCTTACATGGATATTTTGATGTTTTTGATGGAGTTATACAAATGGTAATATTTGTTATGCTAACAATGATAAATATAAAAATAGTTTCAGAACACTAA
- the atpE gene encoding ATP synthase F0 subunit C: MNEIGMRALGAGIAVLVGLGAGIGIGNATGKAVEGISRNPETNGKITTALIIGAGFAEATAIYGLLVSILLIFVGVK; this comes from the coding sequence ATGAATGAAATAGGAATGAGAGCATTAGGTGCAGGTATTGCAGTATTAGTTGGTTTAGGAGCAGGTATAGGTATAGGTAATGCTACAGGAAAAGCTGTAGAAGGTATTTCAAGAAATCCAGAAACTAATGGTAAGATCACAACAGCTTTAATCATTGGTGCAGGTTTCGCAGAAGCAACAGCTATTTATGGTTTATTAGTATCAATACTTCTAATATTTGTTGGAGTAAAATAA
- a CDS encoding F0F1 ATP synthase subunit B codes for MDINISVVLATIINFIILLAILKHFFFDKVKAIINEREANISQKLDGAEEELEKARMLVIENERILKTAREEGKKITERHKEKAEKVYEEILDEANQEAKIILERAKVEINREKEKVEYQLKKEAIDLAIELSKKVIEKNINEQDNRELIGDFINKVGK; via the coding sequence ATGGATATAAACATTAGTGTAGTTTTAGCAACTATAATAAATTTCATTATTCTATTAGCTATCCTAAAACATTTCTTCTTTGACAAAGTTAAGGCAATAATCAATGAAAGAGAAGCTAATATCTCACAAAAATTAGATGGTGCTGAAGAAGAACTTGAAAAAGCCAGAATGTTAGTTATTGAAAATGAAAGAATATTAAAGACTGCTAGAGAAGAAGGAAAGAAGATTACTGAAAGACATAAAGAAAAAGCTGAAAAAGTATATGAAGAAATTCTTGATGAGGCAAACCAAGAAGCTAAAATCATTTTAGAAAGAGCTAAGGTGGAAATCAATAGAGAAAAAGAAAAAGTAGAATATCAACTTAAAAAGGAAGCTATAGATTTAGCAATTGAACTTTCAAAAAAAGTTATCGAAAAGAATATTAATGAGCAAGATAATAGAGAGTTAATTGGAGACTTTATTAATAAGGTAGGTAAGTAA
- a CDS encoding F0F1 ATP synthase subunit delta: MYEYLDRRYALALYKVAEEKGKVQQYLQDLREICDLIDTNKEFYEVIKHPQISTKKKKKTFINIFKGHIDEELLSFLLILIEKDRILYLREKLKEMEKIDLEHKNTLNGIVRTTVALTDEEFNSLKSKLENKYNKHVILEQIIDESILGGIYVRIGNDVIDGTVKSKLDELKDLMLSTE; the protein is encoded by the coding sequence ATGTATGAATATCTAGACCGAAGATACGCTTTAGCTTTATATAAAGTAGCTGAAGAAAAAGGGAAAGTTCAACAATACTTACAAGACTTAAGAGAAATTTGTGATTTAATAGATACAAATAAGGAATTCTACGAAGTAATCAAACATCCGCAAATTAGTACGAAAAAGAAAAAGAAAACATTTATTAATATATTTAAAGGTCATATAGATGAAGAATTATTATCATTTTTATTAATTCTTATAGAAAAAGACAGAATACTTTATCTTAGAGAAAAGCTAAAGGAAATGGAAAAGATAGACTTAGAACATAAAAATACCTTAAATGGAATTGTAAGAACTACAGTTGCATTAACTGATGAGGAATTTAATTCTCTAAAGTCTAAATTAGAAAATAAATATAATAAGCACGTTATTTTAGAACAAATTATTGATGAAAGTATTCTAGGTGGAATATATGTAAGAATCGGTAATGATGTTATAGATGGTACAGTTAAATCCAAATTAGATGAATTAAAGGATTTAATGCTTAGCACAGAATAG
- the atpA gene encoding F0F1 ATP synthase subunit alpha, which produces MNIKPEEITSIIKKEIERYEKEITTVDSGTIIQIGDGVARVYGLDDCMEGELLEFPNNVYGMALNLEQDNVGCVLLGPEEGIKEGDIVKRTNKIVEVPVGEALLGRVVNSLGEAIDGKGPINHSEYRAIEVPAPSIIARSSVNEPLQTGIKAIDSMIPIGKGQRELIIGDRQTGKTAIAVDTILNQKGKDVICIYVAIGQKQSTVANIVNTLEEMGALDYSIIVSGTASESAPLQYLAPYAGCSMGEYFMHQGKDVLIIYDDLSKHAVAYRTMSLLLRRPPGREAYPGDVFYIHSRLLERAAKLSKENGGGSLTALPIIETLAGDVTAYIPTNVISITDGQIFLESDLFHSGQRPAVNAGISVSRVGGNAQIKAMKQVSGTLRLELAQYRELAAFSQFGSDLDKDSKKRLEKGKRLVEVLKQDQYSPMPVEKQIVILYATVHDFLSDIKVEDVRRFERELLEYADTHYRDLLKAIVEEKVLSDEVKFELDKCIIEFKKLFLQDA; this is translated from the coding sequence ATGAATATTAAGCCTGAAGAAATAACATCCATAATTAAAAAAGAAATCGAAAGATACGAAAAAGAGATAACAACAGTTGACTCAGGAACTATTATTCAAATAGGTGATGGAGTTGCTAGAGTTTATGGTTTAGATGACTGTATGGAAGGTGAATTATTAGAATTCCCTAACAATGTATATGGTATGGCTTTAAACTTAGAACAAGATAACGTTGGATGTGTTCTTTTAGGACCTGAAGAAGGTATAAAAGAAGGCGATATTGTAAAAAGAACAAATAAAATAGTTGAGGTTCCAGTAGGAGAAGCTTTACTAGGAAGAGTTGTAAACTCATTAGGAGAAGCCATTGATGGAAAAGGACCTATAAATCATTCAGAATATAGAGCCATAGAAGTACCAGCACCAAGTATAATAGCTAGAAGTTCAGTTAATGAACCTCTTCAAACTGGTATTAAGGCTATAGATTCAATGATTCCAATCGGTAAGGGACAAAGAGAACTTATAATTGGAGATAGACAAACAGGTAAAACTGCAATAGCAGTTGATACAATCTTAAACCAAAAAGGTAAAGATGTTATTTGTATTTATGTAGCAATTGGACAAAAACAATCAACAGTTGCTAATATAGTTAATACTTTAGAAGAAATGGGAGCTTTAGATTATTCAATAATCGTAAGTGGTACAGCTTCTGAATCAGCACCATTACAATATTTAGCACCATATGCTGGATGTAGTATGGGAGAATATTTCATGCATCAAGGAAAAGACGTTTTAATTATTTATGATGATCTTTCAAAGCATGCAGTAGCTTATAGAACAATGTCATTATTACTAAGAAGACCACCAGGTAGAGAAGCGTATCCTGGAGATGTATTCTATATCCATTCAAGATTACTTGAAAGAGCAGCTAAGCTTTCAAAAGAAAATGGTGGAGGATCATTAACAGCTCTTCCAATAATAGAAACACTTGCAGGAGACGTTACAGCATATATACCTACAAATGTTATTTCAATAACAGATGGACAAATATTCTTAGAATCAGATTTATTCCACTCAGGTCAAAGGCCAGCAGTTAACGCTGGTATATCAGTATCAAGAGTTGGTGGTAATGCTCAAATAAAAGCTATGAAACAAGTTTCAGGTACTTTAAGACTTGAACTTGCTCAATATAGAGAATTAGCAGCATTCTCACAATTTGGTTCAGATTTAGATAAAGACTCTAAAAAGAGACTTGAAAAAGGTAAGAGATTAGTTGAAGTTTTAAAACAAGATCAATATTCTCCAATGCCTGTTGAAAAACAAATCGTAATCTTATATGCAACAGTTCATGATTTCTTATCAGATATCAAAGTTGAAGATGTAAGAAGATTTGAAAGAGAACTTTTAGAATATGCAGATACTCATTATAGAGATTTATTAAAAGCAATAGTTGAAGAAAAAGTTCTTAGTGATGAAGTGAAATTTGAATTAGATAAATGTATAATAGAATTTAAAAAATTATTTTTACAAGATGCATAG
- the atpG gene encoding ATP synthase F1 subunit gamma — protein sequence MGSAGLIEIKRRMKSVESTRKITKAMNLVSTSKLRKARKELAANEKYYNLCHEIVSELMASLPMDYESKFFNSKVKTSDKLYIVISSDTGLCGGFNGNIASRLNDMIENKSQAKIVVAGSKGISYMKRYGFDTVGEYVEIPDVPTVREIKAIYQDALYMFKKGDVSEVNIVFTEYTSPIKQEVKIERLFPIEREGNVQSDFLIEPSLDEVLNSSLDVYFKSKLRRAMLHSKVSEQSARMTAMDGATRNANDILQGLSIKYNRIRQTMITQEISEIVGGAEAQK from the coding sequence TTGGGATCAGCAGGACTTATTGAAATAAAAAGAAGAATGAAGTCAGTTGAAAGTACAAGAAAGATAACAAAAGCTATGAATCTTGTATCCACTTCTAAACTTAGAAAGGCAAGAAAAGAACTTGCGGCTAATGAAAAATATTATAATTTATGCCATGAAATAGTAAGCGAATTAATGGCTTCTTTACCAATGGATTATGAAAGTAAATTCTTTAACAGCAAGGTAAAGACTTCTGATAAGCTTTATATTGTTATAAGTTCAGATACAGGTCTTTGCGGAGGTTTCAATGGTAACATAGCAAGTAGATTAAATGATATGATTGAAAATAAGAGTCAAGCAAAGATTGTTGTTGCAGGAAGTAAAGGAATTTCATATATGAAAAGGTATGGATTTGATACTGTTGGTGAATATGTAGAAATTCCAGATGTACCTACTGTAAGAGAAATAAAAGCAATATATCAAGATGCTCTATATATGTTTAAAAAGGGAGATGTTAGCGAAGTAAATATAGTATTTACTGAGTATACATCACCAATTAAACAAGAGGTAAAAATAGAAAGACTTTTCCCGATTGAAAGAGAAGGAAATGTTCAAAGTGACTTTTTAATTGAACCTAGCTTAGATGAGGTTTTAAATTCAAGTTTAGATGTGTATTTCAAAAGTAAGCTTAGAAGAGCAATGCTACATTCAAAGGTTAGTGAGCAAAGTGCTAGAATGACTGCTATGGATGGAGCTACTAGAAATGCTAATGATATATTACAAGGATTAAGCATTAAATACAATAGAATAAGACAAACAATGATAACTCAAGAGATATCAGAAATTGTAGGAGGAGCTGAAGCTCAAAAATAG